The genome window GTAATAACGGCGCGTACTGACTTGGCGCCCCGCTCCATGAGCAACTCGGCCGCCTTGCAGATGGTACCCGCCGTGTCCACGATGTCATCCACGAGCACTACGTTCATGCCAGCTACGTCGCCGATAACCTGCATGGAAGCAATTTCATTGGCTCGCAGGCGCATCTTGTCACAGACGACAATTTCGGCCCCAAACTTCTTGGCAAAAGCCCGCGTGCGTACTACCCCGCCTACATCGGGCGAGGCAAAAATGAGGTTGTCAAGGTTCAGAGACTGGATATAGGGTGCCGTGACGGTAGCCCCATCCAGATGATCCACGGGAATATCAAAGAAGCCTTGAATCTGGCCGGCGTGCAGGTCGCAGGTCATCATGCGGTCAGCGCCCACGCTCTGAATCATGTTAGCTACCACTTTCGCGCCAATGCTCACGCGCGGCTTGTCTTTGCGGTCCTGGCGGGCGTAGCCCATATAGGGCATCACGATGTTGACTTTATAGGCCGAAGCCCGCTTGGCCGCATCCACCATTAAGGCCAACTCCATCAGGTTTTCGGCGGGCGGGTTAGTGCTCTGAATCAGGAATACGGCACAGCCCCGGATGCTTTCGTTGAAGCTGGGGCCCAGCTCCGTATCGGCGAAGCGCTGAATACTCAGGTCGCCGAGGGGAGTGCCGTAAGCGGCTGCAATCTGTTCGCCCAGTTCTCGGGAAGCATTACCCGCAAAAATCTTTACCTGCTGTGACATGACGGAAAGGGAAGAGGGAGGAAATGGAAAAAGCGAAAGGCGCTGACTCTTCCGATGCAGGAAGAATCAGCGCCTTTCGCGTTGGGGTTGTCGGTTGTCCGACCAGGGCTCGAACCTGGACTTTCTTGAATCAAAATCAAGCGTGTTGCCAGTTACACCATCGGACAATTTCCAAGCAGTAACCGGTGTGGGTGTGCCGTTTGGTTGTGCAAATGTACAGCAGCTTTTATTCAAGGCAAATTTCTGGGAGAAAATTTTTCTTTCAAGTAGCCCTCTGATTCGGCAAGGGCAGAGTTTTTTGGCTGATTTTCAGGTATTCAGAGCCGGAAAAAAAAGTTGGCGAAGCTGGGTTTTAACCCGCTTTGGCAATGCCGGGATTAAGCTGTACTTTTGCGTCCTGAAACGTTGCACCCATCCCCATATACAAAACGCAATGGCGAATACCGGCAAAATCACCCAGGTTATCGGTCCCGTCGTGGACGTAAGCTTCGCGGGTGAAAGCTCCAAGCTTCCCAACATCCTCGACGCCCTCGAAGTGACAAAAGACAATGGCCAGGTAGTTATCCTGGAGTGTCAGCAACACCTGGGCGAAGACCGTGTGCGCACCATCGCCATGGACTCGACCGAGGGCCTGACCCGCGGCGCAGTAGTTCGTGACCTCGGCTCGCCCATCACCATGCCCACCGGCGAAGGTGTGCGCGGCCGTCTGTTTAACGTGATTGGTCATGCCATCGACGGCATCGAGCAGCCCCAGAGCGAGGGTGGCCTGTCCATCCACCGCAATGCCCCGGCTTTCGAAGACCTGGCTACTTCCTCGGAAGTACTGTTCACGGGTATCAAAGTAATTGACTTGCTCGAGCCGTATGTAAAGGGCGGCAAAATTGGTTTGTTCGGGGGTGCCGGCGTAGGCAAAACCGTACTCATCATGGAGTTGGTAAACAACATTGCCAAGGCCTACGGTGGTCTGTCGGTGTTTGCTGGCGTGGGTGAGCGTACCCGCGAAGGCAATGACCTACTGCGCGAATTCTTGGAGTCGGACGTAATTAAGTACGGCGAAGGCTTCAAGCACTCGATGGAAGAAGGTGGCTGGGACCTCACGAAAGTGGACGCCGAAGCCCTGAAAGACTCGAAGGCTACCCTCGTGTTCGGCCAGATGAATGAACCCCCCGGAGCCCGGGCCCGCGTAGCCCTCTCGGGCCTGACGGTAGCCGAAAGCTTCCGCGACGGTGATGGCACCGGTGCTGGCCGCGACATCCTGTTCTTCATCGACAACATTTTCCGCTTTACCCAGGCGGGTTCGGAAGTATCGGCTCTGCTGGGCCGGATGCCTTCGGCCGTAGGGTACCAGCCCACGCTGGCTACCGAAATGGGTGCCATGCAGGAGCGCATTACCTCTACCAAGCGCGGTTCCATCACGTCGGTGCAGGCAGTATATGTGCCAGCCGATGACTTGACTGACCCGGCTCCGGCAACTACGTTTGCTCACTTGGACGCTACCACCGTACTGTCGCGTAAGATTGCCGAGCTGGGCATCTACCCCGCAGTAGACCCGCTGGACTCGACCTCGCGCATTCTGTCGGTAGAGGTACTAGGCCAGGAGCATTACGGTACCGCCCAGCGCGTAAAGGAGATTTTGCAGCGCTACAAAGAACTGCAGGACATCATCGCCATCCTGGGTATGGACGAACTCTCCGAAGAAGACAAGCTGACGGTAACCCGCGCCCGCCGCGTGCAGCGCTTCCTGTCGCAGCCCTTCCACGTAGCTGAGCAGTTCACCGGCCTGAAAGGTGTGCTGGTTGACATCAAAGACACCATCAAAGGCTTCAACGAAATCATCGACGGCAAGTACGACCACTTGCCCGAGGCGGCTTTCAACCTGGTTGGTACCATTGAGGATGCCGTGGTGAAAGGCGAGAAGCTGATGTCGGAAGCCAAGTAGAATTATCAATTAAGAATTAAAAATGAAGAATGAAGAACGGATGGTCGAACGAGCTTTAACCGTCAATTCTTCATTCTTCATTTTTAATTTATAATTCCAAAAAGATGCATCTGGAAATCATCACGCCGGACCGGAAAGTGTTTGAAGGCGAGGTTACGTCGGCCCGGTTTCCGGGTGCCGATGGCCTGTTTGAGGTTCTCAACAACCACGCCCCGCTTATTTCAGCCTTGCAGCCTGGCGACATCGTGCTGAACGGCGGCGCTACTACTTTTCGCATTGAAGGCGGGGTAGTCGAAGTGCTGCGCAACAACGTAATTGTGCTGGCTGAAGGCGCTTCGGCGTAACGCTGGCAAACTCCTCTAGAAAAAGCCTTTCCTTTGCGGGAAAGGCTTTTTCTTTTTCAAGTACATCCCTTCCCACCTCCTTTTCTCTACGGCCCACCCAGCCTGCTCCGTTCATGCACATCCACCCCAAAATCACCCCGATTTACCAAACTTCCGTGTTCAAGTTCGAAGACCTGAACGAGCTGGAACAGTACTTTGGGGAGCCAGGCAGCCGGTACATGTACTCGCGCAACGGCAACCCCAACTCCGATGAGCTAGCGGAGGCGGTAAACCAGTGGGAGGGTGGAGCCGGGGCCATTGCTACTGGCTCCGGAATGGCTGCCATTTTCGCTGCCTTAGCTGCGTGCTGCCAGGCGGGCGACCATGTGCTGTGTGCCGCCGACATTTACGGGGGCTCCTCGTCGCTGCTGAATCAGGAACTGAGCCGCATGGGCATTACTGTGACGTATGTGCCGTTTGAGCAGCTGTATGAGTTGGAGCAATTCGTGCAGCCTACTACGCGGGTGGTGTTGGCCGAAACCATCAGCAACCCGCTACTGCGAGTGGCAGACTTGCAGCGGCTTGCTACTGAGTGTCATCAGCACGGGCTGAAGCTGGTTGTTGACAACACCTTTGCCTCTCCGGTGCTGACTCGCCCCTTGGCCCTGGGCGCTGATTTAGTGATGCACAGCGTAACCAAATACATAGCTGGCCACTCCGACGTAACCGCTGGGGTAGTGGTAGCCACTGACCCCGAGTTGGCCGCGCGGCTAAAGCAGATCAGCATACTTTACGGCTTGACTCTAAGCCCAATGGAAAGCTGGCTGGCCGTACGGGGCCTGAAAACCCTACGCCTGCGTATGCGTGAGCACAGTCACAATGCCCTCGCCCTTGCTCAGTTCTTACAAGAGCAGCCAGTTGTGCGGGCCGTTTACTACCCCGGGCTACCCGACCATCCACAGCATGCCCTGGCCCTGGCCCAGGGTAGCGGATTATTTGGGGGCATGCTCTCCATCCTGCTAGCCGATGAGACTGAGGTAGTAAACCGCTTCATGCACCGGAGCCAGCGCTTCCCCTTCGCGCCTTCCCTGGCGGGAGTCGACTCATCCATGTCCTACCCCCTGGGTACCTCGCACCGCTACCTGACGCCGGAACAGCAGCAGCAACTAGGCATCAGCCCAGGGCTAGTACGGTTGTCAGTAGGTATAGAGCCGGTAGAGGAATTGCTGGCTGATCTGGAACAAGCCCTTCGGTAGGGTATAAATAGTTAAAAAGAAGGTAGCCTAGCAAGCTGCTAGAATCAAAATCTCTGGAAAAGGCCCGCGCAAGGCTAAGGCAGACGTTTTCCTGAGATTTTGTTTTATACTACTCCACTCAGCTTTTGTGCGTTAAATACTGTGCATTGAACTTTATATACCATTTGGGCTGGTCTAACTAGCTTCGAAGAGGGCCCGAATAGCAGAACTTACCCGTTGTAAATCGGCATCTATCATGGCCGTACCAGAGGGCAGGCACAGCCCCCGCGCAAAGAGGTCAGCGCTAATGCTTCCGCCGAAAACTGGGGTAGCCGCAAAAAGCGGCTGCTGGTGCAGGGGTTTCCAAAGCGGGCGGCTTTCGATGTTGTGCGTTTCCAGGTGCAGGCGCAGTTGTTCGGGCGTGACGCTGGTTTCTTCGGGGTCGAGTAGCAGGGTAGTAAGCCAGCGGTTGGAGCGGCCGCCAGCGGGTTCAGTCGGCCCGAAACGCAGGCCTGGGATGTTGGCTAAGTGCTTTTGATACCAGGCGAAAATCTCGCGGCGCTTTTTTACTCGGTCTTCCAGCAACTCCATTTGCCCCCGGCCGATGCCCGCGAGCAAGTT of Hymenobacter sublimis contains these proteins:
- the atpC gene encoding ATP synthase F1 subunit epsilon, producing MHLEIITPDRKVFEGEVTSARFPGADGLFEVLNNHAPLISALQPGDIVLNGGATTFRIEGGVVEVLRNNVIVLAEGASA
- a CDS encoding ribose-phosphate pyrophosphokinase, whose protein sequence is MSQQVKIFAGNASRELGEQIAAAYGTPLGDLSIQRFADTELGPSFNESIRGCAVFLIQSTNPPAENLMELALMVDAAKRASAYKVNIVMPYMGYARQDRKDKPRVSIGAKVVANMIQSVGADRMMTCDLHAGQIQGFFDIPVDHLDGATVTAPYIQSLNLDNLIFASPDVGGVVRTRAFAKKFGAEIVVCDKMRLRANEIASMQVIGDVAGMNVVLVDDIVDTAGTICKAAELLMERGAKSVRAVITHGVLSGPAHERIRNSVLEELVITDTMPLKEENPKIKVISVAGLFAQAIRNVVTHESISSLFV
- the atpD gene encoding F0F1 ATP synthase subunit beta, yielding MANTGKITQVIGPVVDVSFAGESSKLPNILDALEVTKDNGQVVILECQQHLGEDRVRTIAMDSTEGLTRGAVVRDLGSPITMPTGEGVRGRLFNVIGHAIDGIEQPQSEGGLSIHRNAPAFEDLATSSEVLFTGIKVIDLLEPYVKGGKIGLFGGAGVGKTVLIMELVNNIAKAYGGLSVFAGVGERTREGNDLLREFLESDVIKYGEGFKHSMEEGGWDLTKVDAEALKDSKATLVFGQMNEPPGARARVALSGLTVAESFRDGDGTGAGRDILFFIDNIFRFTQAGSEVSALLGRMPSAVGYQPTLATEMGAMQERITSTKRGSITSVQAVYVPADDLTDPAPATTFAHLDATTVLSRKIAELGIYPAVDPLDSTSRILSVEVLGQEHYGTAQRVKEILQRYKELQDIIAILGMDELSEEDKLTVTRARRVQRFLSQPFHVAEQFTGLKGVLVDIKDTIKGFNEIIDGKYDHLPEAAFNLVGTIEDAVVKGEKLMSEAK
- a CDS encoding trans-sulfuration enzyme family protein; the encoded protein is MHIHPKITPIYQTSVFKFEDLNELEQYFGEPGSRYMYSRNGNPNSDELAEAVNQWEGGAGAIATGSGMAAIFAALAACCQAGDHVLCAADIYGGSSSLLNQELSRMGITVTYVPFEQLYELEQFVQPTTRVVLAETISNPLLRVADLQRLATECHQHGLKLVVDNTFASPVLTRPLALGADLVMHSVTKYIAGHSDVTAGVVVATDPELAARLKQISILYGLTLSPMESWLAVRGLKTLRLRMREHSHNALALAQFLQEQPVVRAVYYPGLPDHPQHALALAQGSGLFGGMLSILLADETEVVNRFMHRSQRFPFAPSLAGVDSSMSYPLGTSHRYLTPEQQQQLGISPGLVRLSVGIEPVEELLADLEQALR